In Zerene cesonia ecotype Mississippi chromosome 20, Zerene_cesonia_1.1, whole genome shotgun sequence, the genomic stretch aacctgtatatttaatacagatttaattttattaaatcttggagacaagtttgtttgtttgtttgcaaaaTTCTtggcaattttaattatcaaaccTTCCCGAACAAAgtacacatattttaaaatttaatcctGTTTAATATTAGCGACATTCGTCgtgccaaattttattaactctaATTCTTGTTAGTGTAAATATTAGATGTATACCTGTGGATATTgatgcatttaaatatatctgtgGTAATTTGTCCTGTGATGCATGTAATGTTAcaatgattgtatttttttctctaatcttataaacagttttcaaataaGTGTGTCGATATATACTCTCACATTGGCAATTTAGCAAGTCGATTAGAAATGattgattgaaatttggtagaagCAATTGTTGTTCAGAAGAATTCAAGTGAAACGGTGTGACTATGACAAGTATTTCCAATTATAGTTATTGTAATCATAGTTTTCTCACATtactagttatataatatttaatattatatgcatgTTTATTAAATCGTACTTTATACTTCTATGTTGGCTTTGCTTTCGTTTCTCAGAGGCCTTTCCTCTTAAGAAGTAGAATGTTGTGAAGCCATTTTATGACTAgacaagataaaataaatgttattcaaaagtttgtataatttttgtttatatcttctttatttttaatttaacagtgAAATGAAATACAAGCAGTTgcatataattcatattgcTATAAATGTCTTGTCAAATTTTCAGTAAAATATAAGCTAGTTGAAGTGATAGAGCGTGAAACCCTTTTTCCAAGACTGCAACCGTAGGACGAATGTGTTGACCCCACTggctttaaattaaacttctaCTAACGGCCccatataaatacgaaaaataaaattgtgtccTGTGAAAAAAGCAAACTTCAGTGGAACGTTTCAATgactaacacaaaaaaatagttGATACATTTCAGATGTTTGTTGTCATTTTTAAAGGAAACCTATTTTAGTTTTTCACAAATCCACTAGAGGCGCTGTATCAAATCACTTATTTCGTAAGGGTTTGTGAGAAAGCTTATGGTTAAGGCGTATTTCAGAAGAGAAGTGGAGTTATAAGTATGTGATTTCGGGTATGCAATGAATTGTTTTGAAATGCCAATGTGAGATGCCCAATTTGCAGTGAGCTTGAATAAATTGTTCCATATCGCTTTATGTTTACTGTGtcgattcaaataaataatacctatcaacgaatttgtttcattacctgtcattcatttaattttttttttttgttgtaactTACCTTTGTTtatcattgtattttattaaattgaattcagATATAAAAGACTTCTTATTGAAGGATATATTTTGGGAACATCAGgaattgaaatgaaacaaaaacaattcatacaatatgtattttaatgtaccaTTAAgaatgcatataaatatttaaaaattgtaaaacagtgataaaattcataataaccAATACAACTGTAATCAACATAACAAATGTTACGAAATTATATACTCCAAGTTGTGGAAATTTCACGCAACGTtcaagaatttttcaaataactgTTGATTTCACATAAGaatctattataattagcTAATATTTATcgaaactatttatattgtatatttatcaacGTAACAAGCAGGTACTTTCATGTTTGGTTTTATTGCAAAGAGTTAAATTGGAATAATAACCAAAATAGGTATGTCTAAATGTCTCAAAAGTTGGCCCCGATGTTACAAAGGGatccaaatatttgtttgtaaatattttaaaaaatgtaaacattcTGCATTCGAGCAAAActcataacatttaataatacacgTTCTACTTAAGATTACAGTCTTCGTGTGgattgtatattttcattaaacgaTATTTTGAGTGTCGAACTCACAAATGGAATgcaatatagaaaaatttgaatacaaacAATGTTccaaataatagaaaaatctcTCAATCGTCTACACAAAGGAATAATGTTTACTCCGCGTATAAATACATTGAGCATTAtcctataattatatttaaatatctacacgtattataattaatgattaaatatgtattaccaGACGATACATCGAATTTGGCAACCTGAACACTTTACTTATACGTTTACTTTTAGAGAATATTGTAGAACTACATCCAAATAtcgtataaaactttaattttatagcagttttatgaaatcatgcaatacgttaaaaattttaaaaactttcagaAATATTcgtatagattttatatggTTAGTTGCAATATGTATACGGTACTAGTTATATTGTAATGTCCTACTACTCATTATTAATcgatcaataaatatttacgctACAAATCCGTCACAAACTACATCTATCAAACACTCGCACATTACATCCATTAgggtaaaattatatacaaattatattacttcTATGCGTCTTATTCGTTACCTATAAATAACGGTACCGAGCTCTGtacctaaataatatatggcCACTAAATTGCTTGTTAATGTTAAATTGCTCGGGATTGAAATCATTGTAGTTTCCTATATTTGTTCACTTCAGAGATCTGCCTGCTTTTTGGTTGATTCAGCCCTTTAATCCTATTCGGCCAGCAAATACCTACACCTACTTAAagaatttatacttatattattgttaatgaaGCTATAATTGGGACCTCTATGAATACAGAACTTATAGCGCTCCAGATTACATTATGTTGTCATTAGTTTTGCTAACGATAACGAGCCTTTAAAACGTgctttatacattaattaaaaagtccataataaaataaaattggaattaATACACAATGATAGAGGTATATACTCTTTTAAATAGAACAACGCACAACCGCAAGATAATTTCATTgagataaaaatttgtttaaccTAAAGTCAACACATTGaccttaataatttaaaattatatttttctaataattgattattcacCATCGATTATGTATTTCGTGTCGTCGGTGAAAAGCGaccaaacaaatatttacataattccTCTATTACAATATTGAATAGCCATAAATCATTCCGATTCGCGAACGCTTAACACAATTTATTGACCATGAACAAGCATCAAATCCCGAAATCAATGGAACACAAGTGGTCGGTAAATACTGAAAGATAATAACTTATGGGAAtactgttaaattataatacagttaTACGAGAAGTCGAAGATATCGGGTAGTCGTATGTTGAGTGGGTGTATTTAGCTGGGGTGTTGGGCGACTTTGCGCAGGCGGTAGCCGCCGGTGCCGCGCACGGTGTACAGCACGAGTATGGCGACGGCGACCACGGAAATGCCGATCGCGTTGATAACAATGCCCTCTGGCGGCAGCGTGGAGTACGTCTCGCTCCTGCACACCGCATGCACCCGGTTAGTGAGCGGGATGGGATTGTAAGTGACTAACGTGAATACGTTAAATGCccctttttatttgttttgacaGCGAACTTGTAAATGTACAATATCGTTTGGTAGGAAGGTTTTTAGATTGCGCAAATATCAAATCGCTTGGCTTCAAAAGGGATATTTAATGAGTTGTTTACTTGTTTCTAAACCGTAGTGATGAATAATAGCtatttaagatattatcgtattattattttaaaaatgtttatttatactatacttagtttatatctatttcaaaactattaattataatagatagtCAAATACAATCCCAGTTTATGTTAATtgcgtgaaaaaaaaattaaagcctTTGAATGTActggaaaattaaattgtaattagttTTACTTATCGTTAATATAACGctgcaaattttaaaacgcatttgcaataattcatttacaataaaaacccAGTCTAGGCCGTTAAAAATTccttaaataaaagtacatgATAAAAGCAACATACAGAATGATTCAGGTACATGACATGCAAACATACATAAGCGGATAATTAGcacaacataaaaaagcaTCAATATACATAGAGCAAACAAAGTAAAAACActgtttgaattatatattttttattacttcttagaaccataaataaacaatgagaattaaaatgtaaatcaatACTATCGTAAATTCAATTCTAACTTAACACTGATCTGATACAGACCAATTTCtaagttaattataacatttagtcTAACATAAGCCTTCTTATTTGTACGTATTTAGATACTACATACACATTGTACATGACAGACTACTTAGAGAACGAAAAAGAATCTAACGTGCAATGAGATTTGGGAAACTGTTTAGAACTTGAAGACTACAGCGAATTGAAAAGtcaaaaaattcataattcgATTCACACTAAAATCATAAACATATAGCGTGGCAGTATACACGTGACGCGGCAATTTAAACGCTGTAATAGCTTCAACTAATAAACTCGTGGAACAAGAAAAATctcaatttgaattatatactAGAGTATATAAGACAAATGAATCAAAGATCGACCGAGACTCTCCGATCGCGGGCTTGCGGTCGGAACTTGTCCCTCGAGAGGATGTACATAAGGACAGCGGTAATGGCGACGGTCGTGACGCCAATGACGTTGATAATCACCCCTTCATCCGGCAACCCACTGTAACGCTCCGCGCTGTGAATGGTATACGAACGTACAAGCACACGCCACGAACAACGCTCCCAAACACATAGGTCTATTCACGCCAcgatttcattgtaatcgagcccaaaatctataaaatagaCCTATATTTTTGAGACTCGACGGCACAAGACAACTAAACAAGAACTAATGAGATGAATCATGCTGTAGGTAATCAATGACCCCATTAAACTACAATCATGCTCTGTTGTTGACATTCGTTCTAAAATCGTTAGTTACCTGAACTCTCCCAGGATTGTAGAGTTACTGAAGGAAATCATACAAAGTGTGAATTGATTGCAATTTGTTCTGGTGATTAAAATGGTGAAAACATGTTTCATGAATATATCatccaataaatattgtttccaTCATGCATAATATGAGAAGAAATCAGTGCAATCCCCTTAATCAAATACTTGTCTTTATTCTAAgtcaattcaaattcaaaattacgtTTAAATTGCGTGATATTTCTTAACCCAATTGGCAATATTAACATTGAAAATAGTTTGTTAGTCGTGTAGTAAATGACgtatatgtaatgtaatttgtGTAACAGTGAGATCTAATgtgttttaatacaattattacataCCCAAGAGTGAAAAGAGCCTTCTCGGTAAGACCGGTGAGACACGCGCAAACGCCAAGTATGAAGGTGAGCACGCCGAACGCGGCGTGAATGGGCACCAACGACGCGCGGAACGACGCCGTGCCCTTGCTGCATATCAGTAGCAGAAGGAAGCTGAAGAATCCCACTGCGTACTAGAATTGATAGGAATACCTTTGATTTACGGGCTCGTGAATGTGGTAATTGAGTCAAGCTGAGGCAGAAAAATCCCAGTGCCTACTGGAATTTTGCGATGAATATATTCTGAGAaccagcttttaaattttttaacattgtctattcaattatatagAATCTCTAAATCATTACCGTTTGTTTactttaagtatatttttaatatttccgtTATTGTTGCAAAACAGGTAAACGAtccaataaagaaataaaagtacTAACACAAGATAGGGAAATACAACGCTATAACTGTACCTGTAATCCGAACAATCCCATAGCAACAAATCCAATCCAGCTGTGCAGCGAGTAGAAATTGTTGATGCCTTTCTTATTGTGGAAGTCGAGGACTGCCAGAAAGCCTATCACGATACAAGGGAACGCTAGGGCGTGGAATATCGCGTGAAGCAACTTCACATAGATCCTCCTGAAGCATCGGCATATGCGGAACAGCAACACCGCTGGAAatccattattttaataaatacacggGGTAGGAAAAGAATACCACATGTTATGTagcatagaaaatttattaaattattggtcCAGGAGGCAACAGGAATAAAGATCAATATTCAGACATTAACAaggaaaatgtaaatttattcttgttttttttccttaataatagtaattctatacttaaaataacataattggttactgtttattaattttttatcgtattattaaaaaattatgtatgtttaatattcGATGATGGCTGAGACATATGTCGTTTAAGCTACGAAACCTTTTAAGACAAGCCGAAATAAAcgaatcaattaaaatacatacaaaagcCGCTGAAAGTGATGAAGCCAGCGACCATGAGAGTCGGGTGCAGGTTGAATTGTTTCTCTGGTATATCGTCAGCCCAGCCATAGCTCTCTCGGTAATACACCACCCAGAAGACCGTCAGCGCGGACACTCCTATCAGCAGGATGGTTGCTAGAGTGATCACCAGGGCGTACTCGCACCACTCACACGCCCCCCTCTCTTCGTCATCTGAGTCGTACGAACGGCTCCGTTGTCTGTGGAAAAGGTGAGATTTATGTTTAGAATATTGGGTATTTTCtgacaaattcaaattatagtTACAAATAGTTAAGATATAACtaacaaatatcaaaatcatcAATTGGTTCTTACGGTACAaagtcattattaaattacccTTAAATCATTAGTTATGAGACTTAAAACAATTtgcaaatgaaataatgtaagagaaataatcgtattttaataaataatgagctACTTCATATGAACAAATCTCCTAAATCCTAATAGCAGATATTAAACCTTTCAAAAGTCTACcctaaatattatgaaatctgGGTCTTAAGAACTAGCtgtcttattaaaaataaaaaagatatttgcAGCTCAGCTTCGCGGCTTTGTCTAGTAAAGGGCAAGTTTATAATAGcctcataattatattaagataaatcctgtaaatataataacctCGACACTTCAAGCTTGTGTCTCGGAAAATTAACTTCTAAGAATAGG encodes the following:
- the LOC119834757 gene encoding cytochrome b reductase 1 isoform X2 codes for the protein MDSNSVSPMPELAPIAEFDKSPPSPPNEEVPMDDLPPPPATISQPEGNHINKQRSRSYDSDDEERGACEWCEYALVITLATILLIGVSALTVFWVVYYRESYGWADDIPEKQFNLHPTLMVAGFITFSGFSVLLFRICRCFRRIYVKLLHAIFHALAFPCIVIGFLAVLDFHNKKGINNFYSLHSWIGFVAMGLFGLQYAVGFFSFLLLLICSKGTASFRASLVPIHAAFGVLTFILGVCACLTGLTEKALFTLGSETYSTLPPEGIVINAIGISVVAVAILVLYTVRGTGGYRLRKVAQHPS
- the LOC119834757 gene encoding cytochrome b reductase 1 isoform X3, producing the protein MRQRYQVKQRPQRSRSYDSDDEERGACEWCEYALVITLATILLIGVSALTVFWVVYYRESYGWADDIPEKQFNLHPTLMVAGFITFSGFSVLLFRICRCFRRIYVKLLHAIFHALAFPCIVIGFLAVLDFHNKKGINNFYSLHSWIGFVAMGLFGLQYAVGFFSFLLLLICSKGTASFRASLVPIHAAFGVLTFILGVCACLTGLTEKALFTLGAERYSGLPDEGVIINVIGVTTVAITAVLMYILSRDKFRPQARDRRVSVDL
- the LOC119834757 gene encoding cytochrome b reductase 1 isoform X4 yields the protein MARKNLPQRSRSYDSDDEERGACEWCEYALVITLATILLIGVSALTVFWVVYYRESYGWADDIPEKQFNLHPTLMVAGFITFSGFSVLLFRICRCFRRIYVKLLHAIFHALAFPCIVIGFLAVLDFHNKKGINNFYSLHSWIGFVAMGLFGLQYAVGFFSFLLLLICSKGTASFRASLVPIHAAFGVLTFILGVCACLTGLTEKALFTLGAERYSGLPDEGVIINVIGVTTVAITAVLMYILSRDKFRPQARDRRVSVDL
- the LOC119834757 gene encoding cytochrome b reductase 1 isoform X1, whose protein sequence is MDSNSVSPMPELAPIAEFDKSPPSPPNEEVPMDDLPPPPATISQPEGNHINKQRSRSYDSDDEERGACEWCEYALVITLATILLIGVSALTVFWVVYYRESYGWADDIPEKQFNLHPTLMVAGFITFSGFSVLLFRICRCFRRIYVKLLHAIFHALAFPCIVIGFLAVLDFHNKKGINNFYSLHSWIGFVAMGLFGLQYAVGFFSFLLLLICSKGTASFRASLVPIHAAFGVLTFILGVCACLTGLTEKALFTLGAERYSGLPDEGVIINVIGVTTVAITAVLMYILSRDKFRPQARDRRVSVDL